The following proteins are encoded in a genomic region of Paenibacillus sp. FSL R7-0273:
- a CDS encoding nucleotide pyrophosphohydrolase has protein sequence MEKSLSDIQREVDAYISQFKEGYFSPLSMLARMSEEVGELAREVNHQFGEKPKKADEADNSIELELGDILFITVCFANSLGIDLTEAHNKVMHKFNTRDAGRWTLKNTD, from the coding sequence ATGGAAAAAAGTCTATCTGATATTCAGCGTGAAGTTGACGCTTATATCTCACAGTTTAAGGAAGGCTACTTCAGCCCGCTGTCCATGCTGGCCCGGATGTCCGAGGAAGTGGGGGAGCTGGCGCGTGAAGTGAACCATCAGTTTGGTGAAAAGCCAAAAAAAGCGGATGAAGCCGATAATTCCATTGAGCTGGAGCTGGGTGACATCCTGTTTATTACGGTATGCTTTGCGAATTCGCTGGGCATAGACCTGACAGAAGCCCACAATAAAGTAATGCACAAGTTCAATACCCGGGATGCCGGCCGCTGGACCCTCAAAAACACCGATTAG
- the qcrB gene encoding menaquinol-cytochrome c reductase cytochrome b subunit, with product MFKNIYNWIDERLDITPIWRDVADHEVPEHVNPAHHFSAFVYCFGGLTFFITVIQILSGMFLTMYYVPDIINAYASVEYLQTKVAFGQIVRGMHHWGASLVIVMMFLHTMRVFFTGSYKAPREMNWVVGMLIFFVMLGLGLTGYLLPWDNKAYFATKVTLEIANSVPVMGPVLKELMQGGTIVGAETLTRFFALHVFFLPAVLLILLVGHFIMIRKQGISGPL from the coding sequence ATGTTTAAAAACATCTACAACTGGATTGATGAACGTCTGGATATTACGCCGATCTGGAGAGATGTCGCCGACCACGAGGTGCCTGAGCACGTCAATCCGGCCCATCACTTTTCGGCATTCGTGTACTGCTTTGGCGGCCTTACTTTTTTTATCACCGTTATTCAGATTCTGTCCGGCATGTTTCTGACGATGTATTATGTGCCGGATATTATCAATGCCTATGCCAGTGTGGAATATCTGCAGACCAAGGTTGCTTTCGGGCAAATCGTCCGCGGCATGCACCACTGGGGGGCTAGTCTCGTTATAGTAATGATGTTCCTGCATACAATGAGGGTTTTCTTTACTGGCTCCTATAAAGCTCCGCGCGAGATGAACTGGGTGGTCGGGATGCTGATCTTTTTCGTCATGCTGGGCCTGGGACTGACCGGTTACCTGCTGCCATGGGATAATAAAGCCTACTTCGCTACCAAGGTCACACTTGAGATTGCCAACTCCGTGCCTGTAATGGGTCCTGTGCTAAAAGAGCTGATGCAGGGCGGAACGATTGTCGGTGCAGAGACACTTACCCGCTTCTTCGCTCTCCATGTATTCTTCCTCCCGGCCGTTCTGCTTATACTGCTGGTCGGACACTTTATTATGATCCGCAAGCAAGGCATATCCGGCCCGCTGTAA
- the dapB gene encoding 4-hydroxy-tetrahydrodipicolinate reductase, producing the protein MSDKIRVIVSGAGGRMGKEVVKLVLEDDGLELAAAVDRSAGEKDAGRMVGLEECGITVTSDLEAALAGSRGDVMVDFTIPQSAYANTSLAIKYGVRPVIGTTGFTPEQIAELDKQCKEQGIGGLIAPNFSIGAILMMKFAAQAAKYFPHLEIIEYHGDQKLDAPSGTAIKTAEMISEARQELRQGHPEEEELIEGSRGGYYNGFRIHSVRLPGVFAQEEVVFGGFGQSLKIRHDSYERAGYMPGVKMGVQKVMGYTGLIYGFEHFIE; encoded by the coding sequence GTGAGCGACAAGATCAGAGTGATTGTCTCCGGAGCAGGAGGCAGAATGGGTAAAGAGGTTGTGAAGCTGGTGCTGGAGGATGATGGTCTGGAGCTGGCAGCAGCGGTAGACCGTTCTGCGGGCGAGAAAGATGCCGGACGTATGGTGGGTCTGGAGGAATGCGGAATAACCGTTACTTCCGATCTGGAAGCTGCCTTGGCAGGAAGCCGCGGGGATGTAATGGTTGATTTTACTATTCCGCAATCGGCTTATGCCAATACTTCGCTTGCAATTAAATACGGGGTGCGCCCGGTTATCGGAACTACCGGGTTCACTCCGGAGCAAATTGCCGAGCTGGACAAGCAATGCAAGGAGCAGGGAATCGGCGGCCTGATTGCCCCGAACTTCTCCATCGGAGCCATTCTGATGATGAAATTTGCCGCACAGGCAGCGAAATATTTCCCGCATCTGGAAATTATCGAGTATCATGGAGATCAGAAGCTCGATGCCCCTTCAGGTACAGCAATCAAGACGGCAGAAATGATCTCTGAAGCCAGACAGGAGCTCCGCCAGGGCCATCCCGAGGAGGAGGAGCTTATTGAAGGCTCACGCGGCGGCTATTACAACGGCTTCCGTATCCACAGCGTCCGTCTTCCGGGAGTGTTCGCCCAGGAGGAGGTTGTGTTCGGCGGCTTCGGCCAGTCGCTCAAAATCCGTCATGATTCGTACGAACGGGCGGGCTATATGCCGGGGGTTAAGATGGGAGTTCAGAAGGTAATGGGGTATACCGGTCTGATCTACGGCTTCGAGCATTTTATTGAATAG
- the bshB1 gene encoding bacillithiol biosynthesis deacetylase BshB1, translated as MKLDILVFGAHADDAEIGMAGTIAKHTAAGLKVGLCDLTAAEMSSNGTVERRKQEAQQAADVLGAAVRTNLGLPDRGLYMTEEHLAAVTAEIRRFAPAVVFAPYWEDRHPDHIACSKLVEEAVFNAKLRKYMPDKPAVPAPLLYFYFINDLGRTDLIVDVTEQYAVKEQALSCYRSQFEKAPGEDVVSTPLNEGYIERVRSRDMLLGQRRLIPFAEGFATRVPHAVDLFLSGGRAE; from the coding sequence ATGAAGCTGGATATTCTTGTATTCGGGGCACATGCCGATGACGCCGAAATCGGCATGGCGGGAACGATCGCCAAGCATACGGCTGCAGGGCTCAAGGTTGGCTTATGCGACCTGACGGCTGCGGAAATGTCATCAAACGGCACCGTGGAGCGCCGTAAACAGGAGGCGCAGCAGGCAGCTGATGTGCTGGGTGCTGCTGTGCGCACTAATCTGGGACTGCCGGACCGCGGCCTTTATATGACAGAAGAGCATCTGGCGGCAGTAACTGCGGAAATCCGCCGTTTTGCTCCCGCTGTCGTTTTTGCGCCGTATTGGGAGGACAGGCATCCCGATCATATCGCCTGCAGCAAGCTGGTGGAAGAGGCTGTATTTAACGCCAAGCTGCGGAAATATATGCCGGACAAGCCTGCGGTGCCTGCGCCGCTGCTTTATTTTTATTTCATCAATGATCTGGGCCGTACCGATCTTATTGTGGATGTAACGGAGCAATACGCTGTGAAGGAGCAGGCGCTGTCCTGCTACCGTTCCCAGTTCGAAAAGGCTCCGGGTGAGGATGTCGTGTCCACTCCGCTTAATGAGGGGTATATTGAACGCGTCCGCTCGCGGGATATGCTGCTGGGCCAGCGCAGGCTCATCCCCTTTGCCGAAGGCTTTGCCACGAGGGTTCCCCATGCCGTTGACCTGTTCCTTAGCGGGGGCAGAGCAGAATAG
- the bshA gene encoding N-acetyl-alpha-D-glucosaminyl L-malate synthase BshA, whose protein sequence is MNRLKIGITCYPSLGGSGVVATELGKLLAEKGHEVHFITHSIPFRLGTFQKNIFYHEVEVNDYYVFRYPPYDLALATKMAQVAKMQGLDLLHVHYAVPHAVCAFLAKQMLGNDMKVVTTLHGTDITVLGQDESLKDLIRLGINESDAVTAVSLDLINETRRVLDITRDIDLTYNFVDKRVYYPRDVTDLRGDYANPDEKILMHISNFRPVKRVSDVVDVFAKVSRELPAKLLLVGEGPELPKIQAKINEMGLEHKVRFLGKQDEIAQVISLADLLLLPSEKESFGLVALEAMACGVPTIGSQAGGIPELVQHGKTGFLAPIGDTSAMAKYAIKLLSDEAMAEQFRTACLARSCNDFSRDSITNQYEDIYYRVLGRKVLGMDTIRG, encoded by the coding sequence ATGAACCGGCTAAAAATAGGCATCACCTGTTATCCGTCTCTCGGCGGCTCGGGCGTAGTGGCGACTGAACTGGGCAAGCTTCTGGCAGAAAAGGGCCATGAAGTCCATTTTATAACACACAGTATCCCGTTCCGGCTTGGAACGTTTCAGAAGAATATATTTTATCATGAGGTTGAGGTTAACGATTATTATGTATTCCGTTACCCTCCTTATGATCTCGCACTGGCGACCAAAATGGCCCAGGTAGCCAAAATGCAGGGGCTGGATCTGCTGCATGTACATTATGCGGTACCCCATGCCGTCTGCGCATTCCTGGCAAAGCAGATGCTCGGCAATGATATGAAGGTTGTAACCACTCTGCACGGTACGGATATCACGGTGCTGGGCCAGGATGAATCGCTGAAGGATCTGATCCGGCTGGGTATCAATGAGAGCGACGCGGTTACGGCGGTTTCGCTCGATCTGATTAATGAAACCCGGCGGGTACTGGATATTACACGCGACATTGACCTGACCTATAACTTTGTCGACAAGCGGGTGTACTATCCGCGCGATGTAACCGATCTGCGGGGCGATTATGCCAATCCGGATGAGAAAATTCTGATGCATATCAGTAATTTCCGGCCGGTTAAGCGGGTAAGCGATGTAGTGGATGTGTTTGCAAAAGTGAGCCGTGAGCTTCCGGCCAAGCTGCTGCTTGTAGGGGAAGGTCCGGAGCTGCCGAAAATTCAGGCGAAGATCAACGAGATGGGCCTGGAGCACAAGGTCCGCTTTCTTGGCAAGCAGGATGAAATCGCCCAGGTCATCTCGCTGGCCGACCTGCTGCTGCTCCCTTCGGAGAAGGAGAGCTTCGGGCTGGTGGCACTGGAGGCAATGGCCTGCGGCGTACCGACCATCGGTTCACAGGCCGGAGGTATTCCGGAGCTGGTCCAGCACGGAAAGACCGGCTTCCTGGCACCTATCGGCGATACATCGGCCATGGCTAAGTATGCAATAAAGCTTTTGTCGGATGAGGCAATGGCGGAGCAGTTCCGGACGGCCTGTCTGGCGCGGTCCTGCAACGACTTCAGCCGTGACAGCATCACGAACCAATATGAAGATATTTATTACCGTGTGCTTGGGCGCAAGGTACTCGGAATGGATACAATCCGGGGGTAA
- a CDS encoding tetratricopeptide repeat protein, with product MDHNDYVKAAYRSILRSDFAQAIAFFEAAISASPDDAEVRYRCSITYARSGMAEKALEHAVAAVRLDDTKPEYRLHLQHLQALRLVQEAKRLLEDDAGGTYNPYHPVTLLKEAITLDPLYGDAYVWLAIAHSRMNEHVQAIAAMKEVIALHPDDTGLRQLMKDLQRSLQKYIH from the coding sequence ATGGATCATAATGATTATGTTAAGGCGGCATACCGCTCCATTTTGCGCAGTGATTTTGCTCAGGCAATCGCTTTTTTTGAGGCTGCAATTTCAGCAAGCCCGGATGATGCCGAGGTCAGATACCGCTGCTCCATTACGTATGCCCGGAGCGGAATGGCGGAGAAGGCGCTGGAGCATGCGGTTGCAGCGGTGAGGCTGGATGATACGAAGCCTGAATACCGGCTGCATCTTCAGCATCTGCAGGCGCTCCGGCTTGTGCAGGAGGCCAAACGCCTGCTGGAGGATGATGCGGGAGGCACGTATAATCCGTACCATCCGGTTACACTCCTTAAAGAAGCTATAACGCTTGACCCCTTATATGGAGACGCCTATGTATGGCTGGCGATTGCGCACAGCCGGATGAATGAGCATGTACAGGCGATTGCCGCCATGAAAGAGGTAATTGCGCTTCATCCGGATGATACGGGACTGCGCCAGCTTATGAAAGACCTGCAAAGATCTTTGCAAAAATATATTCACTAA
- a CDS encoding sporulation protein YpjB, which produces MPRRRYIVLTGLIVCWLLAGMNGGIVFAKDANATGGAANGGAGQAAEAPVLTGRNGAERLEQAAEALYSYVLEGDVVKARQESAEITRIFESSSFEGLTSVEGINALSGVIVDLKAALAAAQIDPEKWEAAAARLRLAANSLNHPRQPMWQQYYKLIREDLNDMEQSAAAGKPEGWKTAVSRLQSRYDTIRHAVVISSRPETVNAFDSWLSYAAGITSSAQPPGRSRLLEIVSYGQDAVRVLFGKERDEPALSLPLAPREYGAWGLLGGAFIISALGYAAYRKYRGEREDLKPV; this is translated from the coding sequence ATGCCGCGCAGGCGATATATTGTGCTGACTGGTTTAATTGTGTGCTGGCTGCTTGCCGGCATGAACGGCGGGATTGTATTTGCAAAGGATGCGAACGCTACTGGCGGAGCCGCTAACGGCGGGGCAGGACAGGCGGCAGAAGCGCCTGTGCTGACTGGAAGGAACGGGGCTGAACGGCTGGAGCAGGCTGCAGAAGCCTTGTACAGCTATGTTCTTGAAGGTGATGTGGTGAAGGCAAGGCAGGAGAGCGCAGAGATTACGCGGATTTTTGAATCCTCCTCCTTTGAAGGCTTAACCTCGGTAGAAGGAATAAACGCCTTGTCCGGAGTAATTGTGGATCTTAAGGCTGCTTTGGCAGCTGCACAGATTGATCCTGAGAAATGGGAGGCGGCAGCTGCCAGGCTGCGGCTTGCCGCCAACAGCCTGAACCATCCCCGACAGCCGATGTGGCAGCAGTATTACAAGCTGATCCGTGAGGATCTGAACGATATGGAGCAGAGCGCTGCGGCCGGGAAGCCGGAAGGCTGGAAAACAGCCGTCTCCCGGCTGCAGAGCAGGTATGACACTATCCGGCATGCGGTTGTGATCTCAAGCCGGCCGGAAACGGTAAATGCCTTCGATTCGTGGCTGTCCTATGCAGCAGGAATCACCTCTTCCGCCCAGCCGCCCGGCCGCTCAAGGCTGCTGGAGATCGTCTCCTACGGCCAGGATGCCGTAAGGGTGCTGTTCGGCAAGGAACGGGATGAGCCGGCGTTATCCCTGCCGCTAGCGCCGAGGGAATACGGCGCCTGGGGACTGCTGGGCGGTGCCTTCATTATTTCCGCCCTGGGCTATGCTGCTTACCGCAAATACCGGGGTGAGCGGGAGGATCTGAAGCCGGTGTAG
- a CDS encoding DUF1405 domain-containing protein, whose translation MSVNLLDKVFKHRGVIWLLFIVNLLGTIYGYIWYGNQLKYTAENYPAWLLPFVPDSPTASLFFTIALLLLLFPPKGLKGTLVRELIEALAVITSVKYGIWAVGVIFAGGAQGDVITWKDWMLVVSHTGMAVEALIYARYFAFRRMLPVALLWTLANDMVDYSAGVYPWLPSVLDDDLTEVQNLTILLTLLSAAAAWAAGPKIRRILPWQSSGDRG comes from the coding sequence ATGTCGGTTAACCTGCTGGACAAGGTGTTTAAGCATCGGGGAGTGATATGGCTGCTCTTTATCGTCAATCTTCTCGGCACGATTTACGGATACATATGGTATGGCAATCAATTGAAGTATACAGCCGAGAACTACCCGGCCTGGCTGCTTCCGTTTGTCCCGGACAGCCCGACGGCGAGCCTGTTCTTTACGATTGCGCTTCTGCTGCTGCTATTTCCGCCGAAAGGGCTGAAGGGAACGCTGGTGCGCGAGCTGATTGAGGCGCTTGCCGTGATTACTTCTGTGAAGTACGGGATATGGGCTGTAGGCGTTATTTTTGCCGGAGGGGCTCAGGGGGACGTTATCACCTGGAAGGATTGGATGCTGGTGGTGTCGCATACCGGAATGGCAGTGGAGGCGCTGATCTATGCCCGCTACTTCGCCTTCCGGCGGATGCTGCCGGTTGCTCTGCTCTGGACGCTGGCTAATGATATGGTGGATTATTCGGCCGGGGTATACCCGTGGCTGCCGTCCGTTCTGGACGATGACCTTACCGAGGTGCAGAATCTTACGATTCTGCTGACCTTATTAAGTGCCGCAGCCGCATGGGCCGCCGGCCCCAAAATCAGGCGTATTCTACCCTGGCAGTCAAGCGGGGACCGGGGCTGA
- a CDS encoding YitT family protein: MKSLNVMNIGKTIAPIMLGTAVYAFGLLYFIVPNQLMEGGVTGITILLNYAFDIPIFLTTLLLNLPLFLLGWKVLGSNQIVYTGLGIGSLTFFLWVFEQVIAKGWLVPFTTEHDFILASLYAGVTLGLGLGIVFRYGGTTGGVDIVARILGRKFGWSMGQIILVVDIIIIGASLLYIPREKILYTLVAVFIASRVIDFIQEGAYAAKAFTIISDDAPQIADLITAEMERGVTLIPAIGAYSKQAKHMVYCVVSRQEIRRLSQLVKSIDPTAFVIISDVHDVMGEGFRES; the protein is encoded by the coding sequence ATGAAATCATTAAACGTTATGAATATCGGCAAAACCATTGCCCCCATCATGCTCGGCACAGCTGTCTACGCCTTCGGACTGCTGTACTTTATCGTGCCTAACCAGCTGATGGAGGGCGGCGTGACCGGGATCACCATTTTGCTAAACTACGCATTCGACATTCCGATCTTCCTGACGACACTGCTGCTTAACCTTCCTCTGTTCCTGCTGGGCTGGAAGGTACTGGGCTCCAACCAGATCGTCTATACCGGCCTAGGCATCGGGTCTCTGACCTTTTTCCTGTGGGTGTTTGAACAAGTGATTGCCAAAGGCTGGCTCGTTCCCTTCACTACGGAGCATGATTTTATTCTTGCTTCATTATATGCAGGCGTTACACTGGGTCTGGGACTTGGCATTGTCTTCCGTTATGGCGGCACTACCGGCGGGGTCGATATTGTGGCACGCATTCTGGGCCGTAAATTCGGCTGGAGCATGGGCCAGATCATCCTTGTTGTTGATATCATCATTATCGGCGCTTCCTTGCTCTACATACCCCGTGAAAAGATTTTGTACACCCTTGTGGCCGTGTTCATCGCTTCCCGTGTCATTGACTTCATCCAGGAGGGTGCGTACGCTGCCAAGGCCTTTACTATAATCAGCGACGATGCGCCGCAGATTGCCGATCTGATTACTGCAGAGATGGAGCGCGGCGTAACCCTTATTCCGGCCATCGGCGCATATTCCAAGCAGGCGAAGCACATGGTCTACTGCGTAGTTTCCCGCCAGGAGATCCGCCGGCTAAGCCAGCTGGTCAAATCCATTGACCCTACGGCATTCGTGATAATCAGCGATGTACATGATGTAATGGGCGAGGGCTTCCGGGAATCCTGA
- a CDS encoding ubiquinol-cytochrome c reductase iron-sulfur subunit: protein MSSYNEEHEENPQQTPGRKEMSRRQFLTYTLGGATAYMAAGVFLPMARFAVDPILHKRGEGDFIKVVEASQITDIPQEFNFELKQQDGWYASTATLTAWIRKDAGGNIYALSPVCKHLGCTVGWNNDKAFPDEYHCPCHGARYTRSGKQLAVAAKPLDRYLTRIEGGWVYLGDIVPNSEANKEA, encoded by the coding sequence ATGAGCAGCTACAATGAAGAGCATGAAGAGAATCCTCAACAAACGCCCGGACGTAAGGAGATGTCCCGCAGGCAGTTTCTAACCTACACGCTTGGCGGAGCCACTGCCTACATGGCAGCCGGAGTCTTTCTTCCGATGGCCCGTTTTGCAGTAGATCCTATTTTACATAAGCGGGGTGAAGGGGATTTCATTAAAGTTGTGGAAGCCTCTCAAATAACAGATATCCCTCAGGAATTCAACTTTGAGCTCAAGCAGCAGGACGGCTGGTATGCCAGTACGGCTACCCTCACAGCCTGGATCCGCAAAGATGCGGGCGGAAATATTTATGCGCTTTCACCGGTCTGTAAGCACCTCGGCTGCACTGTAGGCTGGAACAATGATAAGGCTTTTCCGGATGAATACCATTGTCCCTGCCATGGTGCCCGCTATACGAGGTCCGGCAAACAGCTGGCTGTTGCGGCTAAGCCGCTGGACCGGTATCTGACCAGGATTGAAGGCGGCTGGGTGTACCTGGGCGACATTGTTCCTAACAGTGAAGCCAATAAGGAGGCGTAA
- a CDS encoding IDEAL domain-containing protein, whose translation MDKMKATYEVMLGLAAEMVWDEALRKRRTDILYREIDTALAAGDKAAFRYLTEELKSLA comes from the coding sequence ATGGACAAAATGAAGGCTACCTATGAAGTGATGCTAGGGCTTGCGGCAGAAATGGTGTGGGATGAAGCGCTGCGAAAGCGTCGTACCGACATCTTGTACCGGGAGATCGACACGGCGCTGGCGGCCGGAGATAAAGCGGCGTTCCGTTATTTGACTGAAGAACTGAAGAGTCTGGCATAA
- a CDS encoding menaquinol-cytochrome c reductase cytochrome b/c subunit produces MAHKGKDGSDEKIVYVGDSRVRKGSGFITPPDYTAYPGKSEAFIPNFLLKEWMVGVVVLVGILVLTISEPAPLGFPADARATVIPIPDWYFLFLYQYLKLPYASGDYIVLGTLGVTGVAFGALLLAPFLDTGRERRFYKRPIASSLMFLSLAAIVYLTNTAWTEYKHEMAESGQIPEDVQREEQAAEKRAKGLPTTSAVQTGDIAIVDKDDPAMALFKQATCVSCHAVDLKGGGGPSLRGVGDTHDQAAILSIIKDGQGQMPPMYETALGAGLSDEDIDSLAAWLAKQKSEQ; encoded by the coding sequence ATGGCACATAAGGGCAAAGACGGCTCTGATGAAAAAATTGTCTATGTCGGCGACTCCCGGGTAAGGAAGGGCAGCGGGTTCATTACACCGCCTGATTACACGGCCTATCCCGGTAAATCGGAGGCGTTCATTCCAAACTTCCTGCTTAAGGAATGGATGGTCGGTGTAGTTGTACTGGTGGGAATACTGGTGCTTACCATTTCTGAGCCGGCACCGCTGGGATTCCCGGCAGATGCCCGGGCGACCGTCATTCCGATTCCAGACTGGTATTTTCTGTTTCTTTATCAATATCTAAAGCTGCCTTATGCATCGGGAGATTATATTGTGCTTGGAACCCTGGGTGTTACCGGCGTAGCCTTCGGTGCCCTGCTGCTTGCACCCTTTCTGGATACCGGCCGGGAACGCCGCTTCTATAAGCGGCCGATCGCCTCCTCGCTGATGTTCCTGTCACTTGCGGCTATCGTCTACTTAACCAATACGGCCTGGACCGAATACAAGCATGAAATGGCTGAGTCCGGACAGATACCGGAGGATGTGCAGCGAGAGGAGCAGGCGGCAGAGAAGCGGGCCAAAGGCTTGCCCACGACCAGTGCTGTCCAGACCGGGGATATTGCCATCGTGGACAAGGATGACCCGGCAATGGCCCTCTTCAAGCAGGCTACCTGTGTAAGCTGTCATGCGGTAGATCTGAAGGGCGGAGGCGGGCCGTCGCTGCGGGGAGTAGGGGATACTCACGACCAGGCTGCGATCCTGTCCATCATAAAGGACGGCCAGGGACAGATGCCGCCGATGTACGAAACTGCATTGGGAGCCGGACTGTCAGATGAAGATATTGACTCACTGGCCGCCTGGCTTGCCAAACAAAAAAGCGAACAGTAA
- the mgsA gene encoding methylglyoxal synthase — protein sequence MLKIAFIAHDRKKEEMVNFVTAYENVFTGLELYSTGTTGQRIMEATQLQINRFMSGPLGGDQQIGSLVAQDELDLIIFLRDPLMAQPHEPDITALLRLCDVYGIPVATNIATAEILVKAIDRGDFGWRELVHKYKPGVGE from the coding sequence ATGCTAAAGATCGCCTTTATCGCACATGACCGTAAAAAAGAAGAGATGGTCAATTTCGTTACAGCCTATGAAAATGTTTTTACCGGGCTGGAGCTCTACTCGACTGGAACAACAGGCCAGCGGATTATGGAAGCAACGCAGCTGCAGATTAACCGGTTCATGTCCGGCCCGCTGGGCGGGGACCAGCAGATCGGCTCTCTGGTTGCGCAGGATGAGCTGGACCTGATTATTTTCCTGCGTGATCCGCTGATGGCACAGCCGCACGAGCCGGACATTACGGCACTGCTCCGGTTGTGCGATGTATACGGTATTCCGGTGGCAACCAATATTGCAACAGCGGAGATTCTGGTGAAAGCCATCGACCGCGGGGATTTCGGCTGGCGTGAGCTGGTACATAAATACAAGCCGGGTGTGGGCGAATAA
- a CDS encoding gamma carbonic anhydrase family protein, protein MRIAYGNYIPRTDESVYVAEGAKLVGDVTVGQHSSIWFNAVLRGDLAPVMIGERCNIQDGAVGHVGEGLPLILGDGISVGHSAIIHGCRIGKGTLIGMGAIVLNGAEIGEYALIGAGSIVTENKIIPPYTLSLGSPAKVVRELTEQDLLRMKHTCESYVIKAKEYGIF, encoded by the coding sequence ATGCGGATTGCTTACGGGAATTACATACCGCGGACTGACGAATCCGTATACGTGGCGGAAGGCGCTAAGCTGGTAGGCGATGTGACGGTGGGGCAGCATTCTAGCATCTGGTTCAATGCCGTGCTCCGGGGTGATCTGGCTCCGGTAATGATCGGTGAACGCTGCAATATTCAGGACGGGGCTGTTGGACATGTAGGGGAAGGCTTGCCGCTGATCCTGGGAGACGGGATATCGGTTGGGCATTCCGCCATCATCCACGGCTGCAGGATAGGCAAAGGCACATTAATCGGAATGGGTGCAATTGTTTTGAACGGAGCAGAAATTGGTGAATATGCTTTAATAGGAGCCGGTTCCATTGTAACCGAAAACAAAATCATCCCGCCGTACACATTGTCTTTGGGTTCTCCTGCAAAAGTCGTCCGTGAACTGACGGAGCAGGATCTGCTCCGGATGAAGCACACTTGTGAAAGCTATGTGATTAAAGCTAAGGAATATGGAATCTTCTAA
- a CDS encoding DUF2487 family protein — MEEWNKNGHYYDTCLIPYTGLQGTESPPQAAAVLERLRDLLEQIEQLFRGRIVIYPALQYETGWNSELINDICRKVKYSNFQYVIVVSAAPEASGSGIYESDLFLAVPEICADSSAALRSGIKEKIQAVWQSEK, encoded by the coding sequence GTGGAGGAATGGAATAAAAATGGACACTATTATGATACCTGCCTGATTCCTTATACAGGATTACAGGGGACAGAGAGTCCGCCTCAGGCGGCGGCTGTGCTGGAGAGGCTTCGTGACCTGCTGGAGCAGATTGAGCAGCTGTTCCGGGGACGCATCGTTATCTACCCTGCATTACAGTATGAAACAGGATGGAATTCAGAATTGATTAATGATATTTGCCGAAAAGTCAAATACAGTAACTTCCAGTACGTGATTGTTGTTTCAGCTGCTCCGGAGGCTTCAGGTTCAGGGATTTATGAAAGCGATTTATTCCTTGCTGTACCTGAAATTTGTGCCGATTCTAGCGCGGCCTTAAGGTCCGGTATTAAAGAGAAAATACAGGCCGTTTGGCAGTCTGAAAAATGA